The proteins below are encoded in one region of Mya arenaria isolate MELC-2E11 chromosome 15, ASM2691426v1:
- the LOC128219937 gene encoding uncharacterized protein LOC128219937 translates to MMEAIVISVDAEQTYVDTAYLGIAAVDEAGNQGKVSNIVSIVVAKGFRMNFEGKTNSTKFEDEIITSPATTVATETVTATAVATDAVTTETVTATTVATDAVTQVVSYGRPNVDDSNIGLIVGVSVGVLAGMVVVGLILFVILRKRKQRSTYEVSRMGQAALHEHANVSYVTEN, encoded by the exons ATGATGGAGGCTATCGTTATCTCAGTAGACGCCGAGCAAACATACGTTGACACGGCTTACCTCGGAATAGCAGCCGTTGATGAGGCCGGGAATCAGGGGAAAGTTTCCAACATTGTGTCTATCGTTGTAGCCAAAGGGTTTCGAATGAACTTCGAGGGGAAAACAAATAGCACGAAATTTGAAGATGAAATCATTACTTCCCCAGCTACGACTGTGGCAACGGAAACTGTGACAGCCACGGCTGTGGCAACGGACGCTGTGACAACGGAAACTGTAACAGCTACGACTGTGGCAACGGACGCTGTGACACAGGTTGTTTCATATGGACGTCCTAACGTTGATGATAGTAACATAGGGCTTATTGTCGGAGTTAGCGTCGGGGTTCTTGCTGGAATGGTTGTTGTTGGACTCATACTGTTTGTCATTctgagaaaaagaaaacagcGATCTACTTACGAAG TGAGTCGAATGGGTCAAGCTGCACTCCATGAACATGCGAACGTCAGCTACGTGACAGAGAATTAG